In one window of Zingiber officinale cultivar Zhangliang chromosome 11A, Zo_v1.1, whole genome shotgun sequence DNA:
- the LOC122031894 gene encoding protein MODIFIER OF SNC1 1-like isoform X4, translating into MTILGKVPKPINLPSQRSENNGLDPNVEIVPKGTLSWGSRSSSSTSNVWSSSTLLSPKTDGGTGSPSHYNSRPSSGGSGTRPSTAGSDKSLDSQNAWGSNSHPSTASGLSPSHQAPVLASRPRSAETRPIIAARPRSAETRPGSSQLSRFAENVPEPAVAWGSTKTADKLGIASSINHEFSLSSGDFPTLGSEKGNEMHGQQAGQTFQEHTDASSGPLRSNESLKSPRGEDACMDQEDASAPRTGRETSYGVAASHNQELHNNSQQAQPLKSAKLTPTQFDSWHGPGIHAPDKVLYRGALVGPYGLAGPPGGFPVESCVCYPHPLPSNSEAVPRPGAGSVQYQSSSGDVYRPQVLPNSYMFSSHPVIPAIPGPYPTPVPYDGCYSYHQASFCTSGEQQMPSTRVATQPSFFKNPKSNSSITSDEYRNNLGRDFTKRTEVQVLSNRARAPFQGPYKVLLKQQGDIANNAPQVKVHSGTLSPNTTQCHVEKPKESISKESELSPGCQKNDIVNDMNLEIDHQASLKVAVDGMGQPSNPVISGLGENSRRTSEGILKREPTVAIRGIHDWKHNTASRTNTSLIGKIEDLNNKVRSAENHSIIGELLSKQERLKQPKVANARSEHSVKARSTSIPVSLDMHATDSTVVSRQSDSDLIPIEAGSHVSKGTHSTPGRGEYHSNSMLDYQTDGGRTRELSEKDPSVVLTEKNTTEDAYSDLLDHKNQRAKTKELAGQRAKQLQREEERMRDQKAKSLAKLEELNRHSATSTKPKSNEASSSGHILHQPEDAGVDAASNVTLFTADIPLQANNDEYNNVGPVVSLPPNSVSHTPETVAQDSSAIMPTLSMEHHTNTTAVAAQDTSQSNASSGSKHRQMGHRRRQKFSMEKNTGEKSMRDDAGSKHLDEALYQNRSNEKQFTGEKKESPQKFVEVNAPASSVDMLPHNGDSSLHQKKKNNRNWRNKNRDDTLFGSSLTTHSNVKIEEYPSQSPKTIPAPPDMETSPVPAIISADHSSGQESGDGIVNSQGSSKVDDEIQGRMSSHWRPHPFRKTARNYQSVRPTDKVHGSETVIRAPVRPANKIEQSEEIKQNSTMGNNSDSSQQIGHDISGTKTKRAEMERYVPKPVAKEHLQQENNQKSSTHDNQMAFDDMHEKPHLDSKVVGLCKIDGSSDFGVETKKAEENRPGRRGRVHASWRQRSSADSALPSQTPNENVQPPDGTKIFNKPSNQHLPLPEQVKSDDRENYDKFMQKNSDVVSALTKDQGMRSKQKHHQTHRVTGSNYGISEDQNFKNETNDKNGDSHLNLDTSENDVKNCINDPRKHAVGEHVKSHSRWKPKSQISHPGKGTGGQRNFYHAVRVEKFSYPGTGTNYLSNEGNNTLDQKDQSRNSAPPVEQMHIRKPVGDVNGHLDGRFIREQEATYRIRDFMHTSGKSNGQRIDDQRRSTPYFEYQPVDPYRKQSDTYHRSNSNTDQEPQRHHASRQSYKEHHHTQTRNHRRFIRGATTAHVDSNNGEE; encoded by the exons CCAGGTAGCTCCCAGTTGTCTCGATTTGCAGAAAATGTACCAGAACCTGCAGTTGCATGGGGATCTACAAAAACTGCTGACAAGTTG GGAATTGCATCATCAATAAATCACGAATTTTCCTTAAGTTCTGGAGACTTTCCAACTCTAGGCTCCGAGAAAGGAAATGAAATGCATGGTCAGCAAG CAGGTCAAACATTCCAAGAACATACTGATGCGTCTTCTGGTCCTCTGAGATCCAATGAAAGCCTGAAATCCCCTCGTG GAGAAGATGCCTGCATGGATCAAGAGGATGCCAGTGCTCCTAGAACTGGGAGAGAGACTTCTTATGGAGTTGCTGCCTCACATAACCAAGAATTGCATAATAATTCTCAGCAGGCACAGCCACTTAAAAGCGCCAAATTGACACCTACTCAGTTCGATTCTTGGCATGGTCCTGGAATTCATGCTCCTGACAAAGTTTTGTACAGAGGGGCATTAGTTGGTCCTTATGGACTGGCAGGGCCTCCTGGTGGTTTTCCTGTTGAATCTTGTGTGTGCTATCCTCATCCATTGCCATCCAACTCAGAGGCTGTTCCAAGGCCAGGTGCCGGGTCTGTTCAGTACCAATCTTCATCTGGAGATGTGTATCGGCCTCAAGTGCTGCCTAATTCATACATGTTTTCTAGTCACCCTGTTATTCCGGCCATACCTGGGCCCTATCCTACACCTGTCCCGTATGATGGATGTTATAGCTATCATCAAGCAAGTTTTTGCACTTCTGGTGAACAACAAATGCCTTCAACAAGAGTGGCTACTCAACCAAGTTTCTTCAAAAATCCTAAATCCAATAGCAGCATAACCTCAGATGAGTATCGAAATAATCTTGGTAGAGATTTCACAAAAAGGACGGAGGTACAAGTACTATCTAATAGAGCTCGTGCTCCTTTTCAAGGGCCTTATAAGGTTTTGCTAAAACAACAAGGTGACATAGCAAATAATGCTCCACAAGTGAAAGTGCACAGTGGAACTCTATCACCTAATACGACACAATGCCATGTTGAAAAACCTAAAGAATCCATATCTAAGGAGAGTGAGCTGTCTCCAGGTTGCCAAAAGAATGACATCGTCAATGATATGAATCTGGAAATTGATCACCAAGCATCACTGAAAGTAGCTGTTGATGGTATGGGTCAGCCTTCAAATCCTGTTATCTCTGGTTTGGGAGAAAATTCCCGTAGAACATCTGAAGGAATACTGAAGAGAGAACCAACTGTTGCAATTCGAGGGATTCATGATTGGAAGCATAATACTGCTTCAAGAACGAATACTTCACTGATTGGAAAAATAGAAGACTTAAATAACAAAGTTAGAAGTGCTGAAAACCATAGCATAATTGGAGAATTGCTATCTAAACAAGAGAGATTAAAACAACCAAAAGTTGCCAATGCAAGGTCTGAACATTCTGTCAAAGCTAGAAGTACTTCTATCCCAGTTTCTTTGGACATGCATGCCACCGATTCAACAGTTGTATCTAGGCAGTCAGACTCTGATCTCATTCCAATTGAAGCAGGTTCCCATGTTTCAAAAGGAACCCACTCCACTCCAGGTAGGGGTGAGTATCATTCTAACTCAATGTTAGATTATCAAACCGATGGTGGTCGAACAAGAGAATTATCTGAAAAAGACCCTTCTGTTGTTCTGACGGAAAAAAACACCACAGAAGATGCCTATTCAGATTTACTTGATCACAAAAACCAG CGTGCTAAAACGAAAGAGTTGGCTGGACAACGTGCAAAGCAGTTAcagagagaagaggagaggatgaGGGATCAAAAAGCAAAATCTCTTGCAAAGTTGGAAGAACTGAACAGACACTCAGCAACGAGCACAAAACCTAAGTCAAATGAGGCATCATCCTCTGGCCATATTCTGCATCAGCCAGAAGATGCTGGAGTAGATGCAGCCTCAAATGTTACCCTCTTTACAGCTGATATACCACTACAGGCAAATAACGACGAGTATAACAATGTTGGACCAGTAGTTTCTTTGCCTCCCAATTCTGTTTCTCATACTCCAGAAACAGTTGCCCAAGATTCATCCGCTATTATGCCTACTCTTTCAATGGAGCATCATACGAATACTACAGCAGTTGCAGCGCAAGACACTTCACAGTCTAATGCTTCCAGTGGTTCCAAGCATAGACAGATGGGACACCGAAGAAGGCAGAAATTTTCAATGGAGAAAAACACAGGCGAGAAGTCAATGAGGGATGATGCAGGATCAAAACATCTTGATGAGGCTTTATATCAGAATAGATCAAATGAGAAGCAATTTaccggtgaaaagaaagagagcCCACAAAAGTTTGTTGAAGTCAATGCACCTGCATCAAGTGTTGATATGTTGCCCCATAATGGAGATTCTTCTCTGCaccagaagaagaaaaataatagaaactgGAGGAATAAAAACAGGGATGATACTTTATTTGGCTCTAGCTTAACAACACATTCAAATGTAAAGATTGAAGAATACCCAAGTCAAAGTCCTAAGACTATTCCTGCACCACCAGATATGGAAACTTCACCAGTTCCTGCCATAATTTCTGCTGACCATAGTAGCGGTCAGGAGTCTGGGGATGGCATAGTAAACTCCCAAGGGTCTTCTAAAGTTGATGACGAAATTCAAGGTAGGATGAGCAGCCATTGGAGACCCCATCCATTTCGAAAGACAGCAAGAAACTATCAGTCCGTTAGGCCTACTGACAAGGTTCATGGAAGTGAGACTGTCATCAGGGCACCTGTAAGGCCTGCAAATAAGATTGAACAATCTGAGGAAATCAAGCAGAATAGTACAATGGGAAATAACTCTGATTCTTCGCAACAGATTGGACATGATATCAGTGGTACAAAAACAAAGAGGGCTGAGATGGAGAGATATGTCCCTAAACCTGTTGCCAAAGAACACTTGCAGCAAGAAAATAATCAAAAGTCTTCAACCCATGACAATCAAATGGCTTTTGATGACATGCATGAGAAACCTCATTTGGATTCCAAAGTTGTCGGGTTGTGTAAAATTGATGGCTCATCTGATTTTGGGGTTGAAACAAAGAAGGCAGAGGAAAATAGGCCTGGCAGGCGTGGTAGGGTTCACGCCTCTTGGCGTCAAAGGAGTTCAGCCGATTCTGCTCTTCCTTCACAGACTCCAAATGAAAATGTGCAACCCCCTGATGGGACCAAAATTTTCAACAAACCTTCCAATCAGCATCTACCATTACCAGAACAGGTAAAATCTGATGACAGGGAGAATTACGACAAATTCATGCAGAAAAATTCAGACGTGGTTTCTGCCCTGACCAAAGATCAGGGGATGAGAAGCAAGCAAAAACATCATCAAACTCACAGAGTTACAGGAAGCAATTATGGGATTTCCGAGGATCAAAATTTCAAGAATGAAACAAATGATAAAAATGGTGACAGTCATCTCAATTTAGATACAAGTGAAAATGATGTGAAAAATTGCATAAATGATCCCCGTAAGCATGCTGTTGGTGAACATGTTAAGTCTCACTCTCGCTGGAAACCCAAGTCTCAAATTTCTCACCCAGGTAAGGGCACTGGAGGACAAAGAAACTTCTATCACGCTGTAAGAGTTGAGAAGTTCAGTTATCCTGGCACTGGGACCAACTACCTGAGTAATGAAGGTAACAACACCCTGGACCAGAAAGATCAGTCTCGTAATTCTGCTCCACCAGTGGAGCAGATGCATATCAGAAAACCAGTTGGCGATGTGAATGGACATCTCGATGGGCGTTTTATTAGAGAGCAGGAAGCAACATATAGGATCAGGGATTTTATGCACACTTCTGGAAAATCAAATGGCCAGAGAATAGATGACCAACGGAGGAGCACTCCATATTTTGAATACCAGCCAGTTGATCCTTACAGGAAGCAAAGCGATACATACCACAGGTCGAACTCGAACACCGATCAAGAACCACAACGTCACCATGCTTCCAGGCAGAGCTACAAGGAACATCATCATACTCAAACAAGAAACCATCGACGCTTCATTCGCGGAGCTACTACTGCCCATGTTGATTCTAACAATGGTGAAGAATGA